A region of Rhodoferax potami DNA encodes the following proteins:
- the fghA gene encoding S-formylglutathione hydrolase: MQNPHFELLSEHACFGGVQRFYKHASTEIGLPMRFGVYLPPQASAGPVPALVFLAGLTCTEETFAFKAGAQRVAAELGLALITPDTSPRGAGLAGEAEHWDFGVGAGFYLDATQAPWSGHWRMESYLIDELLPQITRELPVDAARMGISGHSMGGHGALTLAQRHPGMFKTLSALAPICAPTQCPWGKKAFTGYLGPDESLWAAHDASALMAAQSAAPYPGGILVDQGLADKFLDEQLYPQALEAACAQAGQPLTLRRHAGYDHGYYFISTFIEDHVRHHAAGLAG, translated from the coding sequence ATGCAAAACCCCCACTTTGAACTGCTGAGCGAGCACGCGTGCTTCGGCGGCGTGCAGCGCTTTTACAAGCACGCCTCGACAGAAATCGGGCTGCCGATGCGTTTCGGCGTGTACCTGCCACCCCAAGCATCGGCGGGGCCGGTGCCTGCGCTGGTGTTTCTGGCGGGGCTGACCTGCACCGAAGAAACCTTTGCCTTCAAGGCCGGTGCCCAGCGGGTGGCTGCCGAGTTGGGCCTGGCACTGATCACCCCTGACACCAGCCCGCGTGGTGCGGGGCTGGCGGGCGAGGCTGAGCATTGGGACTTTGGCGTGGGCGCAGGCTTCTACCTTGATGCCACCCAGGCCCCCTGGAGTGGCCACTGGCGCATGGAAAGTTATTTGATCGACGAGCTGTTGCCGCAGATCACCCGGGAGTTACCGGTCGATGCCGCACGCATGGGCATAAGCGGGCACTCCATGGGTGGCCACGGCGCCCTGACCCTGGCGCAACGCCACCCCGGCATGTTCAAAACCTTGTCGGCGTTGGCGCCGATTTGCGCCCCCACCCAGTGCCCCTGGGGCAAAAAGGCGTTTACCGGGTATTTGGGGCCGGACGAGAGCCTGTGGGCTGCGCACGACGCCAGCGCCCTGATGGCGGCTCAAAGCGCTGCGCCGTACCCCGGCGGCATTCTGGTGGACCAGGGGCTGGCAGACAAGTTTTTGGACGAGCAGCTGTACCCGCAGGCCCTCGAGGCCGCGTGTGCCCAAGCCGGGCAGCCGCTCACCCTGCGCCGTCATGCGGGCTACGACCACGGGTACTACTTCATCAGCACCTTTATCGAAGACCATGTGCGGCACCACGCCGCGGGGCTGGCGGGCTAA
- the asd gene encoding archaetidylserine decarboxylase (Phosphatidylserine decarboxylase is synthesized as a single chain precursor. Generation of the pyruvoyl active site from a Ser is coupled to cleavage of a Gly-Ser bond between the larger (beta) and smaller (alpha chains). It is an integral membrane protein.) — protein MSDALAVLPQYLLPKKALTAFAGLVAGARGGKATTALIRWFIGKYKVNMAEAANPDPAAYPTFNEFFTRALKPGVRPLAHAPFVCPVDGAISQFGAIDKDQIFQAKGHHYSSTALVGGDAGLAAQFDHGTFATIYLSPRDYHRIHMPCDGELRRMIYVPGDLFSVNPTTARGVPGLFARNERVVCVFDSPHGEFVLTLVGATVVGSMATTWHGVVNPPRLPQVTEWHYEPGNVVLKQGDEMGRFLLGSTVVLLFRKDALNFNPEWSPAKPVQLGESMGI, from the coding sequence GTGTCTGATGCCCTCGCCGTACTCCCGCAGTACCTACTCCCCAAAAAAGCCCTTACGGCGTTTGCCGGTCTGGTGGCTGGCGCGCGCGGGGGTAAGGCTACAACGGCGCTGATTCGCTGGTTCATTGGCAAATACAAAGTCAACATGGCGGAAGCCGCCAATCCGGACCCCGCGGCGTACCCGACCTTCAACGAGTTTTTTACCCGGGCGTTGAAGCCCGGTGTCCGCCCCCTGGCACACGCACCCTTTGTGTGCCCTGTGGATGGCGCGATCAGCCAGTTCGGTGCGATCGACAAGGACCAGATATTCCAGGCCAAGGGTCACCACTACAGCAGCACGGCCCTGGTGGGCGGTGATGCCGGGTTGGCCGCTCAGTTCGACCACGGCACCTTCGCCACCATCTACCTCAGCCCGCGCGACTACCACCGCATCCACATGCCCTGTGACGGTGAATTGCGCCGCATGATCTATGTGCCGGGCGATCTGTTTTCAGTAAACCCCACGACAGCCCGCGGCGTGCCGGGCCTGTTTGCACGCAACGAGCGGGTGGTCTGCGTGTTCGATTCGCCCCATGGTGAGTTTGTATTGACTTTGGTGGGTGCCACCGTGGTCGGCAGCATGGCGACCACCTGGCATGGCGTGGTGAATCCCCCGCGCTTGCCGCAGGTGACGGAGTGGCATTACGAGCCGGGCAACGTGGTTCTCAAGCAGGGCGATGAGATGGGCCGTTTCTTGCTTGGCTCTACCGTCGTTTTGCTGTTTCGCAAAGATGCGCTGAACTTCAACCCCGAATGGTCACCCGCCAAACCCGTACAGCTGGGTGAAAGCATGGGTATTTAA
- a CDS encoding DUF3108 domain-containing protein, with protein MPPDSFATTTRRALLALAAAWASPSWAQTSLVEVAPASAALYQPPPSARIAYDVDGLIGGSSYSGNAELVWTRDSKNYQTQLLIRKFGLTLQAWTSAGRLTARGLEPETFSSQKIGQAEIFAYFERDANRIRFSAGTPNAPLQRGAQDQLSVFMQLASLLGGAGTSATSGKAVSMQAIGDRYAEQWSFHPSAPETVKLPSGTLQAVKFTHEPTAERKQRLELWYAPTPHYVPVRIRITEANGDYLDLVGANTQFR; from the coding sequence GTGCCTCCTGATTCATTCGCTACCACAACAAGACGCGCCCTACTGGCGCTCGCAGCCGCATGGGCCAGCCCCTCCTGGGCCCAAACCAGCCTTGTAGAGGTAGCACCGGCTTCTGCCGCGCTGTACCAGCCGCCACCATCGGCTCGCATCGCCTATGACGTGGATGGGCTCATAGGCGGATCGTCTTACAGCGGCAACGCGGAGTTGGTGTGGACGCGGGATAGCAAAAACTATCAAACGCAGTTGCTGATCCGCAAATTCGGACTCACGCTCCAGGCGTGGACCAGTGCGGGCAGGCTCACCGCACGCGGGTTGGAGCCCGAGACTTTCAGCAGCCAAAAAATAGGCCAAGCCGAGATATTTGCCTACTTCGAGCGGGATGCAAACCGGATCCGCTTTAGCGCCGGTACTCCGAATGCCCCTTTGCAGCGCGGTGCCCAAGACCAACTCAGTGTGTTCATGCAACTGGCCAGCCTGTTGGGCGGAGCCGGTACATCTGCGACCTCGGGAAAAGCCGTCAGCATGCAAGCGATCGGCGACCGGTACGCCGAGCAATGGAGCTTTCACCCGTCCGCGCCTGAGACGGTAAAGCTGCCAAGCGGGACGCTTCAGGCCGTCAAGTTCACCCATGAACCCACGGCAGAGCGCAAGCAGCGCCTGGAGCTCTGGTACGCGCCCACCCCACACTATGTGCCGGTGCGGATACGCATTACCGAAGCCAACGGGGATTACCTTGATTTAGTGGGGGCAAATACCCAATTCCGCTGA
- a CDS encoding TraR/DksA family transcriptional regulator, whose product MTHPDLHSYQKQLLQQRDDLRARLNQLRGGEPSRALASAAHFSGHEDPQAQANTERDLELALDEHETAELRRIDAALQRAALGTYGRCIACGTTIPEARLRATPDAERCIDCQSALEDA is encoded by the coding sequence ATGACACACCCCGACCTCCACAGCTACCAGAAACAATTGCTCCAGCAGCGCGACGACTTGCGCGCCCGCCTGAACCAGCTGCGCGGTGGCGAACCCAGCCGGGCATTGGCCTCGGCCGCACATTTCAGCGGACACGAAGACCCCCAAGCCCAAGCCAACACCGAGCGCGACCTGGAGCTGGCACTGGATGAGCACGAAACGGCCGAACTACGCCGCATCGACGCGGCCCTGCAACGGGCAGCTCTCGGCACTTACGGCCGGTGCATCGCCTGTGGCACCACCATCCCCGAAGCCCGGCTGCGCGCCACCCCGGATGCGGAGCGCTGCATCGACTGCCAAAGCGCCCTTGAAGACGCCTGA
- the purU gene encoding formyltetrahydrofolate deformylase, translating to MSQTYILTFSCPDRLGLVHAVSGFLLERGGNIEEAAQYNDHDTGLFFMRVQFSCDSLSAEELKAQIGTLGQTLQLQWSLHTQAQPVRTVIMVSKEGHCLNDLLFRRKSGLLPLDIRAIVSNHREFYQLAASYNVPFHHIPVTAATKEQAEAKQLEIIEAEGAELVVLARYMQILSDNMCQQLNGRAINIHHSFLPSFKGAKPYYQAHDRGVKLIGATAHYVTADLDEGPIIEQDVARVDHSRTVEDLTTLGRDTESQVLARAVKWHSEHRVLLNGHKTVIFR from the coding sequence ATGAGCCAGACCTATATTCTTACGTTTTCCTGCCCCGACCGCTTGGGGCTTGTCCATGCTGTTTCGGGTTTTTTGCTGGAACGCGGTGGCAACATTGAAGAAGCAGCCCAGTACAACGACCACGACACCGGCCTGTTTTTCATGCGGGTGCAGTTCAGTTGCGACTCGCTCAGCGCTGAAGAGTTAAAAGCCCAGATCGGCACCTTGGGACAAACCTTGCAGCTGCAATGGAGCCTGCACACCCAAGCACAGCCGGTGCGCACCGTCATCATGGTCAGCAAGGAAGGGCATTGCCTGAACGACTTGCTGTTCCGCAGGAAGAGCGGCCTGCTGCCACTAGACATCCGGGCCATCGTGTCTAACCACCGCGAGTTTTATCAACTCGCTGCCAGCTACAACGTGCCCTTCCACCACATCCCGGTGACTGCTGCGACCAAAGAGCAGGCCGAGGCAAAGCAGCTCGAGATCATCGAGGCAGAAGGCGCTGAACTGGTGGTGTTGGCCCGTTACATGCAGATCCTGAGCGACAACATGTGCCAACAACTCAATGGCCGTGCCATCAATATCCACCACAGCTTTTTGCCCAGCTTCAAGGGTGCCAAGCCGTATTACCAAGCCCATGACCGAGGTGTGAAACTGATCGGTGCAACCGCCCACTACGTGACGGCAGACCTGGACGAAGGCCCGATCATTGAGCAAGATGTGGCCCGCGTGGACCACAGCCGCACCGTCGAAGACCTGACCACGCTAGGCCGCGACACCGAGAGCCAAGTGTTGGCACGCGCGGTCAAGTGGCACAGCGAACACCGCGTGCTGCTCAACGGCCACAAGACAGTGATCTTCCGCTAA
- a CDS encoding methyl-accepting chemotaxis protein, which produces MSNADVVPESSASVVGSSEPPESVPYRRTRIAALDRLTVRSTLWMAFASMLLGAVVIGVFSLFQMGRLNASTKVIYEQEYAAGQAAEEARSLILRASRAQTQLLTATTAAERDTLGAAIETSLADIAKRLDIIKGLSDSEETTATSQQLIDAMGSWTKRQRAYIALVKEQPLDLVQMSTDVPTEDARLLNDTRKLEKLVDTLVEQRAQSAKATIEMAGQIYQSSQMWVIGIMLLLLVLSLVISAWVTGRLSRQLGGEPAYAKSIASRIADGDLTMQIRLAPKDNDSLLYSLRDMQMKLSDTMRDIADSSKQVANASREISMGNLDLSQRTEQQSASLEKTSTNVEQMASLTRRYAESAAEAAQLSGNASRSARLGGEVVADVIRTMEKISKSTQAIHGNISVIEGIAFQTNILALNAAVEAAHAGEQGRGFAVVAQEVRSLAERSAKAAREINALIEESTRQVTEGAELASKAGQTISEMAETVQQTSAVMDEISGASAQQNHGIEEINRAVAQLDDSTQQNAALVEEAAAAAQSLDEQAQSLDQLVGRFHLRS; this is translated from the coding sequence ATGAGTAACGCTGACGTCGTACCCGAATCTTCTGCTTCTGTCGTTGGAAGCAGTGAGCCCCCTGAGTCGGTTCCTTACCGCCGCACGCGCATCGCTGCGCTGGACCGTTTGACCGTCCGCTCGACTTTGTGGATGGCGTTTGCCAGCATGCTGTTGGGCGCGGTGGTGATTGGGGTGTTCTCTCTGTTCCAGATGGGACGCTTGAACGCCTCCACCAAGGTGATTTACGAGCAGGAATACGCCGCGGGTCAGGCTGCGGAAGAGGCTCGTAGCCTGATTCTTCGCGCCAGCCGCGCCCAGACACAACTGCTCACGGCCACCACGGCAGCCGAGCGGGACACCTTGGGCGCTGCGATCGAAACCAGTTTGGCGGATATTGCCAAGCGCTTGGACATCATCAAAGGCCTGTCTGACTCTGAGGAAACCACGGCCACCAGCCAACAGCTGATCGATGCCATGGGCAGCTGGACCAAACGCCAACGTGCCTACATTGCATTGGTGAAAGAGCAGCCCCTTGATCTGGTGCAGATGAGCACCGATGTACCCACCGAGGACGCCCGCCTGCTCAACGACACCCGCAAGTTGGAAAAGCTGGTCGACACTTTGGTGGAGCAACGCGCACAGTCGGCCAAGGCCACGATTGAAATGGCAGGCCAGATCTACCAGTCTTCGCAAATGTGGGTCATCGGCATCATGCTGTTGCTACTGGTGTTGTCGCTCGTGATCAGCGCTTGGGTTACCGGACGCTTGTCCCGCCAGCTGGGTGGGGAACCGGCGTATGCCAAGTCCATTGCCAGTCGTATCGCGGATGGTGACCTGACCATGCAAATCCGGCTGGCCCCCAAAGACAACGACAGTCTGCTGTATTCGCTGCGCGACATGCAGATGAAGCTCTCGGACACCATGCGCGACATCGCCGACAGCTCCAAGCAGGTGGCCAATGCCTCGCGCGAGATTTCCATGGGCAACCTCGATTTGTCCCAGCGCACCGAGCAGCAAAGCGCCTCCCTGGAAAAAACCAGCACCAACGTGGAGCAGATGGCATCGCTGACCCGGCGCTATGCCGAGAGCGCTGCGGAAGCTGCACAGCTCTCGGGCAATGCCAGCCGCTCCGCCCGCTTGGGGGGAGAAGTGGTGGCCGATGTGATCCGCACCATGGAGAAGATCAGCAAGAGCACCCAGGCTATTCACGGCAACATCAGTGTGATTGAAGGAATCGCCTTTCAGACCAACATCCTGGCGCTCAATGCGGCGGTCGAGGCGGCGCACGCCGGCGAGCAGGGGCGTGGCTTTGCGGTGGTTGCGCAGGAAGTGCGCTCACTGGCCGAACGCAGTGCCAAAGCAGCTCGTGAAATCAATGCGCTGATCGAGGAGTCCACCCGCCAGGTCACCGAAGGCGCAGAACTCGCCAGCAAGGCGGGCCAGACCATCAGCGAAATGGCAGAAACTGTGCAGCAAACCAGTGCCGTGATGGACGAGATCTCAGGCGCTTCGGCGCAGCAGAACCACGGTATTGAAGAGATCAACCGGGCGGTTGCGCAGTTGGATGACAGCACCCAGCAAAACGCCGCGCTGGTGGAAGAGGCCGCCGCTGCAGCGCAGTCGCTGGATGAGCAAGCGCAGTCGTTGGATCAGCTAGTAGGACGCTTCCACTTGCGCAGTTAA
- a CDS encoding DUF2946 domain-containing protein: MSSLQSLRQARSVIRWMLVWFALSIGVAVAAPVVNPQALTLVCTTAGVVKLVSGSDDTGTQPMVHALDCVLCLSAGAPPSVFPEVVSPETPPAVRPMAAFRHFTPQDADPASARGPPAVA, translated from the coding sequence ATGTCCTCCCTCCAATCCTTGCGCCAGGCACGCTCCGTCATCCGTTGGATGTTGGTGTGGTTTGCGCTGTCGATTGGCGTGGCGGTCGCGGCACCCGTGGTGAACCCGCAGGCGCTCACCCTGGTGTGCACCACGGCAGGTGTCGTCAAGCTGGTGTCCGGCAGCGATGACACCGGCACCCAGCCGATGGTCCATGCGCTGGACTGCGTGCTGTGCTTGTCTGCAGGTGCGCCGCCGTCTGTCTTCCCCGAGGTTGTATCGCCCGAAACCCCTCCTGCCGTCCGGCCGATGGCCGCCTTCCGGCACTTCACCCCCCAAGATGCCGACCCCGCGTCGGCCCGCGGCCCCCCCGCTGTGGCCTAA
- a CDS encoding S-(hydroxymethyl)glutathione dehydrogenase/class III alcohol dehydrogenase, with the protein MKTRAAVAWKAGQPLTIETVDLQGPKFGEVLVEIKATGICHTDYYTLSGADPEGIFPAILGHEGAGIVVDVGPGVTSLKKGDHVIPLYTPECRQCKFCLSRKTNLCQLIRGTQGKGLMPDATSRFSLNGDPIFHYMGTSTFSNYTVAPEISLAKIRDDAPFDKVCYIGCGVTTGIGAVIFTAKVEAGANAVVFGLGGIGLNVIQGLKMVGADKIIGVDLNPEREAMARSFGMTHFLNPKDIEAAGGNIVDAIVQLTDGGADYSFECIGNTKVMRQALECTHKGWGQSIIIGVAEAGAEISTRPFQLVTGREWKGSAFGGARGRTDVPKIVDWYMEGKINIDSLITHTMPLEDINKGFDLMKRGESIRGVVIY; encoded by the coding sequence ATGAAAACACGTGCCGCCGTCGCCTGGAAAGCAGGCCAACCCCTCACCATTGAAACCGTGGACTTGCAAGGCCCCAAGTTCGGCGAAGTGCTCGTCGAAATCAAGGCCACCGGCATCTGCCACACCGACTACTACACCCTGAGCGGTGCCGACCCTGAAGGCATCTTCCCCGCGATCCTGGGCCATGAAGGCGCCGGCATTGTGGTGGACGTGGGCCCGGGCGTGACCAGCCTCAAAAAGGGCGACCACGTCATTCCGCTCTACACCCCCGAGTGCCGCCAGTGCAAGTTCTGCCTGTCTCGCAAAACTAATTTGTGCCAGCTGATCCGCGGCACCCAGGGTAAAGGGCTCATGCCCGACGCCACCAGCCGCTTCAGCCTGAATGGCGACCCCATCTTTCACTACATGGGCACCAGCACCTTCAGCAACTACACCGTGGCGCCTGAAATCAGCTTGGCCAAAATCCGTGACGACGCGCCTTTTGACAAGGTTTGCTACATCGGCTGCGGCGTGACCACCGGTATTGGCGCAGTGATCTTCACGGCCAAGGTGGAAGCCGGCGCCAACGCGGTGGTGTTTGGCTTGGGCGGTATCGGCCTGAACGTGATCCAAGGCCTGAAGATGGTGGGCGCGGACAAGATCATCGGCGTGGACCTGAACCCCGAGCGCGAGGCCATGGCCCGCAGCTTCGGCATGACCCACTTCCTGAACCCGAAAGACATCGAAGCCGCTGGCGGCAACATCGTGGACGCTATCGTTCAATTGACCGATGGCGGCGCGGACTACAGCTTCGAGTGCATCGGCAACACCAAGGTCATGCGCCAGGCGCTGGAGTGCACCCATAAAGGTTGGGGCCAGAGCATCATCATCGGCGTGGCCGAGGCCGGTGCCGAAATTTCTACCCGCCCCTTCCAGCTGGTCACCGGCCGGGAATGGAAGGGCTCTGCCTTCGGTGGCGCACGCGGCCGCACCGATGTGCCCAAGATCGTGGACTGGTACATGGAAGGCAAGATCAACATCGACAGCCTGATCACCCACACCATGCCGCTGGAAGACATCAACAAGGGCTTCGATTTGATGAAGCGCGGCGAGTCGATCCGCGGCGTCGTCATTTATTGA
- a CDS encoding MarC family protein, protein MNYTFASATILLILITDPIGNIPIFANALKHVAPERRHKVILREILIAFTLLLTFMFVGESFLRVMNLSELSLQIGGGVILFLIALRMVFPPPSTAESEIKTEPLIVPLAIPAVAGPSALATVLLLVSQQPDRRMEWIGALCVTMLVSAVVLVSAERIQRIIGDRLVVAAERLMGLVLVSVAIEMMLRGIKTFVQQVAAAS, encoded by the coding sequence ATGAATTACACCTTCGCCTCTGCGACCATTCTGCTGATCCTGATCACGGATCCGATCGGCAACATTCCTATTTTTGCCAACGCGCTCAAACACGTGGCGCCCGAGCGGCGGCACAAGGTGATCCTGCGGGAGATCCTGATCGCTTTCACCCTGCTGCTGACCTTCATGTTTGTGGGCGAGAGCTTTTTGCGGGTGATGAATTTGAGCGAGCTGTCCCTGCAGATCGGCGGCGGCGTGATTCTGTTCCTGATTGCGCTGCGCATGGTGTTTCCTCCACCGAGCACCGCAGAGAGCGAGATCAAGACCGAGCCCCTGATCGTGCCGCTGGCTATTCCCGCGGTAGCCGGCCCCTCGGCCCTGGCCACGGTGCTGCTGCTCGTGTCCCAACAGCCCGACCGCCGCATGGAGTGGATCGGCGCACTCTGCGTGACCATGCTGGTCAGCGCGGTGGTGCTGGTATCGGCAGAGCGGATTCAGCGCATCATCGGCGACCGACTGGTCGTGGCGGCAGAGCGCCTGATGGGTCTGGTGCTGGTGTCGGTGGCGATTGAAATGATGCTGCGCGGCATCAAGACCTTTGTGCAGCAAGTCGCCGCAGCCAGCTGA
- a CDS encoding BTH_I0359 family protein has product MQTLYDSDSFSVTHMLANGEAEGQAPEKTERYPLGVPSLARHGFEIVDKRSNKEVYLDGSWAELFQQHIMAWQVNTPTQEEVEDTLEQYAELAQTPVQIH; this is encoded by the coding sequence ATGCAAACGCTCTACGACTCCGATTCTTTCTCCGTCACCCACATGCTCGCCAATGGCGAGGCCGAGGGTCAGGCACCGGAAAAAACCGAGCGCTACCCCTTGGGCGTACCGAGCCTGGCGCGCCATGGCTTCGAAATTGTGGACAAACGCTCCAACAAGGAGGTGTACCTGGACGGCTCTTGGGCCGAACTCTTCCAGCAGCACATCATGGCCTGGCAAGTCAACACGCCCACCCAAGAGGAAGTGGAAGACACCCTGGAGCAATACGCCGAGCTAGCGCAAACGCCCGTGCAGATTCACTGA
- a CDS encoding fumarylacetoacetate hydrolase family protein, with product MKLATYQDGTRDGQLVVVSRDLSQAHYATHIANRLQQVLDDWNYLAPALEEVYTQLNQGRARHAFAFDPAQCMAPLPRAYQWLDGSAYLNHVELVRKARGAEMPESAQTDPLMYQGGSDDLAGPHADIVCASEAWGADFEAELAVVTGDVPMGCASDRALDAVRLIALVNDVTLRNLVPDELAKGFGFVQSKPATAFAPVMVTPDELGDAWARGRVHLPVQCIWNGRKVGLCEAGSDMHFHFGQLIAHAAKTRRLRAGSIIGSGTVSNKGVARKNRTDWPNGYSCIAEKRAMETLQDGRPTTEYMKFGDTIRIEVKGRDGASVFGAILQELVPAEGRPRAAAQASAVTPESTITDASPDASPETTLGSSE from the coding sequence ATGAAACTCGCCACCTACCAGGACGGTACCCGTGACGGCCAATTGGTCGTGGTCTCGCGGGACCTGAGTCAGGCCCATTACGCCACCCACATTGCCAATCGATTGCAGCAGGTGCTGGATGACTGGAATTACCTTGCCCCGGCTTTGGAGGAGGTCTACACCCAGCTCAACCAAGGGCGGGCGCGTCACGCGTTCGCCTTTGACCCGGCCCAGTGCATGGCGCCTTTGCCACGGGCCTACCAATGGCTTGATGGATCTGCTTATCTGAACCATGTGGAGTTGGTGCGCAAAGCCCGGGGCGCGGAGATGCCCGAGAGCGCACAGACCGACCCCTTGATGTACCAAGGCGGTAGCGACGACTTGGCGGGCCCGCATGCCGATATCGTGTGCGCCAGCGAGGCCTGGGGCGCGGACTTCGAGGCCGAGCTCGCCGTGGTGACCGGCGATGTGCCCATGGGCTGCGCCTCAGACCGTGCCTTGGATGCAGTCCGCCTGATCGCGCTGGTCAACGATGTGACCCTGCGCAACCTGGTGCCCGATGAGCTAGCCAAAGGCTTCGGATTTGTGCAGAGCAAACCCGCGACCGCATTTGCGCCCGTCATGGTCACCCCCGACGAGTTGGGCGACGCCTGGGCCCGCGGCCGCGTGCACCTGCCGGTGCAGTGCATATGGAACGGCCGCAAAGTCGGGCTCTGCGAGGCCGGGTCCGACATGCATTTCCACTTCGGCCAGCTCATTGCGCACGCGGCCAAAACCCGGCGTCTGCGGGCCGGCAGCATCATCGGTTCGGGCACCGTCAGCAACAAAGGGGTGGCGCGCAAGAACCGCACAGACTGGCCCAACGGCTACAGCTGTATCGCCGAAAAGCGCGCCATGGAAACCCTGCAAGACGGCAGGCCCACCACGGAGTACATGAAGTTCGGCGACACCATCCGCATCGAGGTGAAAGGCCGCGATGGCGCCAGTGTGTTCGGCGCCATCCTGCAAGAGCTCGTGCCGGCGGAAGGCCGGCCGCGGGCTGCTGCTCAAGCCAGCGCTGTCACTCCAGAATCCACCATTACCGATGCGTCCCCTGATGCATCTCCAGAAACCACCCTAGGGAGCTCCGAATGA
- a CDS encoding DUF3108 domain-containing protein — MMATDYATSAPLRRRPWHLVALGVLVLALHWSLLGGFAYTMPWLAESSAVDSPPMLLPSLSTRVIASQAEPDTPPPTAAPALARPRPASAAPRHTDIGVAVNSDTASSASATPASDNPATTPPEDSPSEQVDTAAPSSEPASLDKAADSAAESPAALPTAPAKSTERPLRFAFPPPMQLNYDVSGLTDGQQNVVSATIAWRHDGAAYQASLNVTKFMLSLRQWNSKGALTVAGLAPARFGEKGLRRAEVASHFVREEGRVIFSANSAPAPLLPGAQDHMSVFMQLASMWAGEPNRFGAGDSLSFQSIGPRQAETWTFVVSAEDRISVPGGNMQAIKLTREPTGEYSTKAEIWLAPQLAYMPAHIRLSEPNGNVLDMVWTGSQPL, encoded by the coding sequence ATGATGGCCACCGATTACGCCACCTCAGCGCCTTTGCGCCGACGCCCTTGGCACCTCGTAGCCCTGGGGGTCTTGGTGCTGGCGTTGCACTGGAGTTTGCTGGGCGGCTTTGCGTACACCATGCCGTGGCTGGCTGAAAGCAGCGCCGTGGATTCGCCCCCTATGCTCCTGCCGTCACTGTCGACCCGGGTGATTGCAAGCCAGGCCGAACCGGACACGCCGCCACCCACTGCAGCTCCCGCCCTAGCACGCCCGCGGCCTGCATCCGCAGCCCCCCGTCACACCGACATTGGCGTGGCCGTCAACAGTGATACCGCCAGCAGTGCCAGCGCAACGCCTGCAAGCGACAACCCGGCCACTACGCCGCCCGAAGACTCGCCAAGTGAACAGGTCGACACCGCGGCACCATCCAGCGAGCCGGCAAGTCTGGACAAAGCCGCAGACAGCGCCGCTGAAAGCCCTGCTGCCCTCCCCACCGCGCCCGCCAAGAGCACCGAGCGGCCTTTGCGCTTTGCATTTCCACCGCCAATGCAACTCAACTACGACGTGAGCGGACTGACCGACGGCCAACAAAACGTGGTGAGCGCAACGATTGCATGGCGACACGACGGCGCCGCCTACCAGGCCAGCCTGAATGTCACCAAATTCATGCTGAGCTTGCGGCAATGGAACAGCAAAGGCGCGTTAACCGTCGCCGGCCTGGCACCTGCGCGGTTTGGCGAAAAAGGCTTGCGTCGCGCAGAAGTCGCGTCGCATTTTGTGCGCGAAGAAGGCCGTGTGATTTTTAGCGCCAACTCTGCGCCCGCCCCCCTGCTACCGGGGGCACAAGACCACATGAGTGTGTTCATGCAACTGGCGAGCATGTGGGCCGGTGAGCCCAACCGGTTCGGCGCTGGCGATTCGCTGTCGTTCCAGTCCATAGGCCCGAGGCAAGCGGAAACCTGGACTTTTGTGGTGTCTGCGGAAGATCGCATCAGCGTCCCGGGCGGCAATATGCAAGCCATCAAGCTCACGCGCGAGCCCACGGGGGAGTACAGCACCAAAGCAGAAATCTGGCTGGCACCCCAACTGGCTTATATGCCTGCCCACATCAGACTGTCCGAACCCAACGGCAACGTGCTCGACATGGTCTGGACCGGCAGCCAACCCCTTTAA